ACGTTCGTGATGACGCGCTCGCCCTTGTTGTCGGGCGCATGCGGGCGGCCAAGCGCGGCGCGCAGGGCGAACTCGGCCATGCGCAACTGGCCGATGATCTCGCCTGTCGTCAAATTGCGGGAAAAACCTTGCTTGCCCGTGGAACAGAACCGGCAATTGACGGCGCAGCCGGCTTGCGACGACACGCACAGCGTGCCGCGCGTCTCTTCGGGGATGAACACCGTTTCCACGGCATTGCCGTTACCCACATCGACGAGCCACTTGCGCGTGCCGTCGGCGGACACGTGATCGCTGAGGACGGGCGGCATCACGATCGCGGCACGATCCTTGAGCTTCGTGCGCAGCGACTTGGCGAGATCGGTCATGCCGTCGAAATCGGCGGCGTTGTACTGGTGGATCCAGCGTTGTAGCTGCTTGGCGCGAAACGGCTTCTCGCCAAGGCTGTCGCAATAGGCGACGAGCCCCGCGGCATCGAGGTCGAGAAGATTGACGGAGGTACTGCTCGTCATGTCGGATCCTGCTGTTTCAATGCGACCCGCCCGCGCCAAGCGTCGATTCGCTAACGTCTCGCCCGGCGATCAGCGCGAGTAGACGTTGATTTCGGGAAAGAAGAACGCGATTTCGACAGCGGCCGTTTCCGCCGCGTCGGAACCGTGCACGGCGTTCGCGTCGATGCTGTCGGCGAAATCGGCGCGGATCGTGCCCTTGTCGGCCTTCTTCGGATCGGTCGCACCCATCAGATCACGGTTCTTCAGAATGGCGCTCTCGCCCTCGAGCGCTTGCACCATCACCGGGCCCGAGATCATGAATTCAACGAGATCCTTGAAGAACGGGCGGGCAGCGTGCACGGCATAGAACTTCTCCGCATCTGCGCGCGAGAGCTGAGCCATACGCGCGGCGATGATCTTCAGACCCGCGTTTTCGAAGCGGCTGTAGATCTGGCCAATCACGTTCTTCGCCACTGCATCGGGCTTGATAATCGACAAGGTACGCTCGATCGCCATAAAAACTCCAAAAAATTAAGGGGTTACGAATTCTAACGAATCTGCAATTGTAGCATGTTCCAGTGTATGATTGCGATCGATCCCTGACTCGGGCGAAAGTTCGTTCGAAATGTCCAGAGGGGCTTGAAACTCGCGCTCGCAGGACCGATCTTAGAAACAGGTGCGCTAACGCGCGGCATGCCGCCGGCGCCGGCAAAACCCGGTTCGAGTGCGTTTTTACGCAAGGAGAAAGCATGAACGACTATCCGTACAACGTCGCCCGCGGCGGTACCGTCGGCTCGGCGGCCATCCGCAACCGGGTGCTACGGAACACATACTGGCTGCTTGCGCTGTCGATGGTGCCGACGGTCATCGGCGCCTGGCTCGGCGTCGTAAGCGGTTTTTCGCTATTCGCGGCGACGAGCCCGATGATGAGCATGCTCGCCTTTTTCGCGATCGCGTTCGGCTTCATGTTCGCCATCGAGCGCACGAAGGAAAGCGGGCTGGGCGTGGTCTTCCTGCTGGGCTTCACGTTCTTCATGGGCCTGATGCTCTCGCGTCTGCTGACGATGATCCTGCATTTCTCGAACGGCCCATCGTTGATCATGCTCGCGTTCGGCGGCACGGCCGTCATTTTCGCGGCGATGGCCTCGATCGCCACGGTCAGCAAGCGGGATTTCTCGGGCCTCGGCCAGTGGCTGTTCATGGGCGTGATCGTCATCCTGCTCGCGATGGTCGCGAACATGTTCCTGCATCTGCCGGCGCTGATGCTGACGGTCTCGGTGCTCGCGATCGTCATTTTCTCGGGCTTCATGCTGTTCGACGTACAGCGCGTCGTCAACGGCGGCGAGACGAATTACATTACGGCCACGCTCGCGATCTATCTCGATCTGTACAACGTGTTCGTCAACTTGCTGGCTCTGCTCGGCATTTTCGGCGGCAACAACCGCAACTGATCGCGCGAGGGCGATTGCGCCCTTGCCCGCCTCGGTCGACGAGCACAGTCTCGTGAGCCCAGAGACAAAAGAAGCCCCCATGGCGCGTGCGCCAAATGGGGGCTTTTTCTTGCCCGGCACGCCGGCTGGGCAGGATCCGGGTCAGTCGCGCTCGAACAGCGCGATCGACTCCACATGCGACGTATGCGGGAACATATTGACGACGCCGGCACCCTTCAGTCGATAGCCGGCTTCATGCACGAGCAACCCCGCGTCGCGCGCCAGCGTGGCCGGATTGCACGACACGTAGACGATGCGCCCCGGCAGCGATCCTTCCCCGCTTTGTGCGATCTCCGCAAGCGCCTTCGACACGGCGAGCGCGCCTTCGCGCGGCGGATCGACCAGGAATTTGTCGAACGAGCCGAGCGCGCGCAAGTCATCGGCCGTCACGTCGAACAGGTTCCGGCACGCGAAAGACGTATGGCGATCGACACCATTGACCTTCGCATTGGCCAGTGCGCGCGTCGTCAGCGCTTCGCTGCCTTCGATCCCGACCACCTCATGGGCAAGGCGCGCGAGCGGCAGTGTGAAGTTGCCTAGGCCGCAGAAGAGGTCGAGCACACGATCGGTGCGCTTAGGTGCGAGTAGCCGCAACGCGCGGCCGACGAGAACGCGGTTGATCGCGTGGTTGACCTGCGTGAAATCGGTCGGCTTGAACGGCATGCGAATGCCGAACTCGGGCAACGTGTAGTCGAGCTCGATGTCGAGCGGGTAGAACGGCACCGCCGTGTCCGGCCCTTTCGGCTGAACCCAGAACTGCACGCTGTGCTCGTCGGCAAACGCGCGCACGTGCGCTTCATCATCGAGCGTCATCGGTTCGAGCACGCGTAGCACGAGCGCCGTCACGCTCGAACCGACCGCGAGTTCGATCTGCGGCAAGCGGTCGCGAATCGACAGGCTTTCGACGAGCCGCCGCAGCGGCACGAGCATCGCCGACACATGCGGCGGCAACACCTCGCAGCTCGTCATGTCGGCCACGTAGCTGCTCTTTTTCTCATGGAAGCCGACTAGGACGCCGCCCTTTTTGGCGACATGGCGGACGGTCAGCCGCGCGCGATAGCGGTATCCCCACGACGGCCCGTGGATCGGCCGAAACACGGTTTCCGGCCGAACTTTCGATAGGTGCCAGAGGCTGTCCTCCAACACACGCTGCTTGATCGCCACCTGCGCGCGCTCGTCGAGATGCTGCATCGAGCACCCGCCGCAGACGCCGAAAAACTGGCATTGCGGCGTCGTGCGCATGACGCTTGCTCGCAGGACGTCGACGACCTGCGCCTGCTCGAAGCTCGCCTTCTTGCGATAGCTCGAATACGTGACGCGCTCCCCGGGCAACGCGCCTTCGACAAAAATGACCTTGCCGGGCTCGCCGTTCTCGGTCGTCAAGCGCCCCACACCGCGCGCGTCCATATCGAGCGAATCGATCTCGATAATGGGGGCCGGGACGGGTTCTGCGGACGGCGCGCTGCCTTGGCTTCGGCGCGCGATACTACGAGGAAATTCGGACACCTGCGGTTTCCTGACGTACGTGGGACGAAAGGCGAGATTGTAGACGAACGGCGGTATCGGACGGGGAGCGATCGTGAAGCTCGTGAGTTGGAATGTGCAATGGGGGCGCGACGCCGGCGGGCGCGTCGATCTCGGTCGGACCTTAGCCGAGGCCAAGCGGCTTGCCGATTTCGACGTGCTCTGCATGCAGGAAATCACGCGCGGGTTCGGCGCTCTGCCAGGCGGGCCGGGCCCCGATCAGTTCGCGCAGATCGCGCAGGCGCTACCGGGATATACGGTGCTCGAAGCCGTCGGCGCCGATCTGCCGTCGCTCGACGGCTCGCCTCGCCGCCGCCAGTTCGGCAACGCGATTGCCACGCGCCTGCCGGTTGCCCAGGTGATCCGCCATGCGCTGCCCTGGCCGGCCGACGCAGCCGCGCCGTCGATGCAGCGCGTCGCGCTCGAGGCGGTCGTCGAGACGCGCAGCGACCGGCTGCGCGTCATCGTCACTCATCTCGAATTCTATTCACTGAAGCAGCGCCTTGCGCAGGTCGCCGAGTTGCGACGCTTGCACCAGGAAGCCGCCGACCACGCCGCACACCCGGCGCCGGGCGAGAACACCACCGGCCCGTTCGCCGCGACGTCACGCCCTGTCAGCGCGATCGTCTGCGGAGACTTCAACAGCGAGTTTGGTTCGCAAGCCTATCGATCTTTCGTCGCGCCATTGGCGGGCGCTCCCGGTTTCATCGACGCGTGGACGACGTTGCACCCGAACGCCGCGCCACCGCCGACGGCCGGCGTCTACGACACCGCGCAATGGACTTCGGGACCGGTCACCTGCGACTTCGTGTTCGTCACGGAAGATCTGCGCGGGCGGCTGCGAAGCTGCGAAATCGACGGCGCGACGCAGGCTTCCGATCATCAACCGATCGTGCTCGAACTCGACTGAATCGACTGAATATCCGCCACGTCTCCGAGCGAAATATTGAAACGTTTTCAGCGCGGCAGAGTACCGGTAATGGCCGGCTCCGTGAAGGCGGCGAGATATTCGGCCCAATGCGCGGCCGGCTCTTGCGCGAGCGAATCCTTGACGAACGTGATTTCATCCGCGTACTCGTCCGCCGAAAAAGCGCCCCGCATAAGTTGGAACCGGCAGTAGAGCAAGTAGGTGTTGACGACGTCCGTTTCGCAATAGTTGCGAATCTCGTCGATGCGGCCTTCGCGAAAGGCAGTCCAGACCTGGCCGCCGTCCATCCCGAGCTTGCCCGGGAATCCGCATAGTTTGGCGAGCGCATCGAGCGGCGCATTGGCACGCGCCTGATACATGGCGAGAACGTCCATCAGGTCGGTGTGGCGCGAATGATACCGGCTGATGTAGTTGTTCCACTTGAAGTCGCGATCGTCCTCGCCCAAATCCCAATAGCGCGCGGCGGAGATGCCGTGCACGAGTGCGCGGTAGTGCAGGACGGGCAAATCGAACCCGCCGCCGTTCCACGAGACGAGTTGCGGCGTGTACTTTTCGATCACACGGTAAAACGATTGGATCAGCACCGCTTCGCCGTCCTCGACGGTGCCGAGCGAGCGCACGCGCAATCCCGAGCGATCGCGGAACACGCACGAGATCGCGGCGATGCGTTGCAGATGGTGCGGCAGAAAATCGCCGCCTGTTTTTTCTCGGCGCGCGGCGAATGCATGGTCGGCCACTTCGGCATCGCTCATC
The sequence above is a segment of the Trinickia acidisoli genome. Coding sequences within it:
- the ndk gene encoding nucleoside-diphosphate kinase encodes the protein MAIERTLSIIKPDAVAKNVIGQIYSRFENAGLKIIAARMAQLSRADAEKFYAVHAARPFFKDLVEFMISGPVMVQALEGESAILKNRDLMGATDPKKADKGTIRADFADSIDANAVHGSDAAETAAVEIAFFFPEINVYSR
- a CDS encoding Bax inhibitor-1/YccA family protein, with the translated sequence MNDYPYNVARGGTVGSAAIRNRVLRNTYWLLALSMVPTVIGAWLGVVSGFSLFAATSPMMSMLAFFAIAFGFMFAIERTKESGLGVVFLLGFTFFMGLMLSRLLTMILHFSNGPSLIMLAFGGTAVIFAAMASIATVSKRDFSGLGQWLFMGVIVILLAMVANMFLHLPALMLTVSVLAIVIFSGFMLFDVQRVVNGGETNYITATLAIYLDLYNVFVNLLALLGIFGGNNRN
- the rlmD gene encoding 23S rRNA (uracil(1939)-C(5))-methyltransferase RlmD: MDARGVGRLTTENGEPGKVIFVEGALPGERVTYSSYRKKASFEQAQVVDVLRASVMRTTPQCQFFGVCGGCSMQHLDERAQVAIKQRVLEDSLWHLSKVRPETVFRPIHGPSWGYRYRARLTVRHVAKKGGVLVGFHEKKSSYVADMTSCEVLPPHVSAMLVPLRRLVESLSIRDRLPQIELAVGSSVTALVLRVLEPMTLDDEAHVRAFADEHSVQFWVQPKGPDTAVPFYPLDIELDYTLPEFGIRMPFKPTDFTQVNHAINRVLVGRALRLLAPKRTDRVLDLFCGLGNFTLPLARLAHEVVGIEGSEALTTRALANAKVNGVDRHTSFACRNLFDVTADDLRALGSFDKFLVDPPREGALAVSKALAEIAQSGEGSLPGRIVYVSCNPATLARDAGLLVHEAGYRLKGAGVVNMFPHTSHVESIALFERD
- a CDS encoding endonuclease/exonuclease/phosphatase family protein; the encoded protein is MKLVSWNVQWGRDAGGRVDLGRTLAEAKRLADFDVLCMQEITRGFGALPGGPGPDQFAQIAQALPGYTVLEAVGADLPSLDGSPRRRQFGNAIATRLPVAQVIRHALPWPADAAAPSMQRVALEAVVETRSDRLRVIVTHLEFYSLKQRLAQVAELRRLHQEAADHAAHPAPGENTTGPFAATSRPVSAIVCGDFNSEFGSQAYRSFVAPLAGAPGFIDAWTTLHPNAAPPPTAGVYDTAQWTSGPVTCDFVFVTEDLRGRLRSCEIDGATQASDHQPIVLELD
- a CDS encoding 3'-5' exonuclease codes for the protein MTPILVFDIETIPDVAGIRRLDDLPDSMSDAEVADHAFAARREKTGGDFLPHHLQRIAAISCVFRDRSGLRVRSLGTVEDGEAVLIQSFYRVIEKYTPQLVSWNGGGFDLPVLHYRALVHGISAARYWDLGEDDRDFKWNNYISRYHSRHTDLMDVLAMYQARANAPLDALAKLCGFPGKLGMDGGQVWTAFREGRIDEIRNYCETDVVNTYLLYCRFQLMRGAFSADEYADEITFVKDSLAQEPAAHWAEYLAAFTEPAITGTLPR